The window TTTTACCGCCGAACACTGCCTGCAGGAAGGCGGTAAGGGTGCCGCGCAGTTCCGCCATGCTCACCTTGTGGTCCACCATGAATCCTTCGATCTGGTGGAACATGGGGGTGTGGGTCAGGTCGGAGTCGCGACGGTACACCTTGCCGGGGGCAATGGCGGCCACGGGGGGCTTGCGCTCTTTCATGGTACGGATCTGCAGGGGCGACGTATGCGTACGCATCAGGATTTCCTCGGTTACATAGAGGGTATCCTGCATGTCGCGTGCGGGGTGATCCGACGGCATGTTCAGGGCTTCAAAGTTGTAGAAGTCGTTCTCCACTTCCGGCCCTGTCACGATGTCGTAGCCGAGACCTCTGAAAATATCGCAGATCTCGGTCATGACGAGGGTTACGGGATGCAGAGAGCCCTGCCACGGCTGACGACCGGGAATGGTGGGGTCGAAAAGGGCGAGCCGTGCGTCTTCCGCAGCCTTGGAAAGCGCATTGGTGCGACCTTCCAGAAGCTCGGTAAGCTGCTGCTTGACGATGTTGGCGGTTTTGCCGACAGCGGGGCGTTCCTCAGGCGACAACTCGGGAAGACGCTGCATGATCTGTGCGAGACGGCCTTTGCGACCGAGAAACGCAACGCGCAGCTCTTCCAGAGCTTCCAATGAAGAGGCCTGGTCCAGGCCGCTTTGGAGCTCCTGGACCAGGCCTTCAAGTTCATGGGTCAGGTTCATACCTGAGATCCCTTCTAATTGAGTTTGGATTTGGCAAGTTCCGCCAGCTTGGCGAAATCTTCCTTTTCCCGAACTGCGAGGTCAGCGAGGACCTTGCGGTTCAGTTCAATGCCGGCCAGGTTCAGGCCGTGGATGAACTTGCTGTAGGAGATACCGTGCAGACGTGCGCCTGCGTTGATACGAAGAATCCAGAGCTTGCGGAATTCACGCTTTTTGACCTTACGGTCGCGGTAGGAGTATACTAATGCGTTCTCAACTGC is drawn from Desulfovibrio mangrovi and contains these coding sequences:
- the rplT gene encoding 50S ribosomal protein L20, with product MRVKRGMAAHRRHKRYLKLAKGYRGARSKLYRTAREAVENALVYSYRDRKVKKREFRKLWILRINAGARLHGISYSKFIHGLNLAGIELNRKVLADLAVREKEDFAKLAELAKSKLN
- the pheS gene encoding phenylalanine--tRNA ligase subunit alpha gives rise to the protein MNLTHELEGLVQELQSGLDQASSLEALEELRVAFLGRKGRLAQIMQRLPELSPEERPAVGKTANIVKQQLTELLEGRTNALSKAAEDARLALFDPTIPGRQPWQGSLHPVTLVMTEICDIFRGLGYDIVTGPEVENDFYNFEALNMPSDHPARDMQDTLYVTEEILMRTHTSPLQIRTMKERKPPVAAIAPGKVYRRDSDLTHTPMFHQIEGFMVDHKVSMAELRGTLTAFLQAVFGGKTKVRFRPSFFPFTEPSAEVDISCCICGGKGTVKGAPCRVCKQTGWVEILGCGMIDPEVFKSVGYDSELYSGFAFGLGVERVTMLKYGIGDLRMFFENDVRFLNQFV